Proteins encoded in a region of the Bacteroidia bacterium genome:
- a CDS encoding GEVED domain-containing protein — protein sequence MRRSVIQFLPALLLMVFALIPVNRMMAQCQGGSAYNTIPINITTTWTAYNDIWGGEYLRFNATAGVVYEFSLCSTDGGANTFDTEISLNSDAGVYLGVYNDNATGCGTASKFSWACPTTGVYRILVSQPSCTSNSTNGTHIAVREVPCSTPAVGGTATTSRTAIVSNDSIVFRLTGHTGTIDWEYYFNTLPWNSSGSSAATVNFFVTAQSASTMYARARLVNGGCVAYSNTIQATVACAVPFNETCNLTLDYISNVTVNTLNNNSTYNNNTAYQYFPNATTTLCKGSVYNISISSVGLAQGRSAWIDYNNNGSFDDAGENILAPTAPSALASSGNFTVPMGAVTGSVKMRVVSVAGITPNALTCAATYYPNNTNTTDGGEWEEYTITLADAPTSVAGSNQTICSSTATMAANNPTAGTGAWSVVTGSGTFGSTNQYNTTVTGIAQGTNVYRWTVSTTACGTATSSVTILNNSPSTALAGSNATTCVPSIPNMSATAPVIGTGAWSVVSGSGTFTNPTIATTAVTGVGAGVNVYMWTTTNGSCTSTSTVTITYGPPSAAVAGSNQTICSPNAILAGNSPSIGTGNWSVVTGGGLFTDATNPGTSVSNIGPGSNTFRWTVSNNCGSNTSDVTIQNDGPSPAVAGASQTICYNDSTQMLANTPSVGTGTWSLISGNGNIVNPSSPTTDITNMTVGPNVFRWTTTNLSCTSTSDVTILVDSSSVNANAGLDIFTCNTSTALGAVNPSPGTGTWGVVVGTGSFSNANSPSATVSGLSSGLNQFTWSVTNGGCTDVDTLNVNIETPPSGVSAGMDQNICPQNALLSASSPGTGTGTWSVVSGSGSFVNPSDPNTTVNGLALGANTLLWTVTNSCGTGTDEVIISVGQYGVPYYAGPDQSVCVDTAVLNAVPAPTGATSIWSVSSGAATFSSQTSANPQVTALGPGQNKLVWTVFYGVCVLSDTVNIDYLQPATLADAGVDFQVCTPGFNLAGNVPTVGNGSWLLVSGTGNIVNPTSPTATVQNVGNGPNVFRWYITNGTCYSSYDEVTVTRTLPPTPAVAGADYTTCNVVEVMAGNTPIIGTGQWNVVYGPVSLVNPHQPFAQVTGIVLGDSVVLTWSITNGGCTSIDTITINTTLPATAAFTPTISGVNVQFANQSTQAFAYNWNFGDGTTSTQANPSHTYLAYGTYNVRLIAYNTCKNDTTFQVVTIGSVSAEDDLKATRLDLYPNPASEVIYFTLGSTESVGLSAEVTDATGRIMPLNVVETGSGNYSVQTAQLPAGYYILRVSAGGKTYHGRFIRQ from the coding sequence ATGAGAAGATCTGTAATTCAATTTTTGCCTGCATTGCTCTTGATGGTTTTTGCCCTTATTCCTGTCAACAGGATGATGGCTCAGTGTCAGGGCGGTTCAGCCTATAATACCATACCCATTAATATTACCACCACATGGACGGCTTATAACGACATTTGGGGCGGAGAGTATCTTCGTTTCAACGCCACGGCAGGCGTAGTGTATGAGTTCTCCCTTTGTTCCACCGATGGAGGCGCCAACACTTTTGATACTGAAATTTCCCTGAACAGCGATGCCGGTGTGTACCTGGGTGTCTATAACGACAATGCCACCGGGTGTGGAACGGCGTCCAAATTTTCCTGGGCCTGCCCGACAACCGGTGTTTACCGGATACTGGTATCCCAGCCCTCCTGTACTTCCAACAGTACCAATGGAACCCATATTGCCGTTCGGGAAGTGCCCTGTTCAACCCCGGCGGTGGGCGGTACTGCCACAACCTCGCGTACAGCCATTGTTTCCAACGATTCTATCGTATTCCGACTGACAGGCCACACGGGCACCATTGACTGGGAATACTACTTCAATACACTGCCCTGGAACTCCAGTGGATCCAGTGCCGCTACTGTAAACTTCTTTGTTACAGCTCAAAGTGCGAGCACGATGTATGCAAGAGCCCGACTGGTAAACGGTGGATGTGTGGCTTACTCCAATACTATTCAGGCAACTGTAGCCTGTGCTGTTCCCTTCAACGAAACTTGTAACCTTACACTCGACTATATCAGCAATGTTACAGTCAATACCCTGAATAATAATTCGACCTATAACAACAATACTGCTTATCAGTACTTCCCCAATGCCACCACGACCCTATGTAAAGGCTCGGTGTACAATATCAGCATTAGTTCTGTCGGGCTTGCCCAGGGGCGGTCTGCGTGGATTGATTACAACAACAACGGAAGCTTTGATGATGCCGGTGAGAATATTCTCGCACCCACAGCACCTTCCGCACTGGCCTCTTCCGGAAACTTTACAGTTCCCATGGGGGCTGTTACCGGTTCGGTGAAAATGCGGGTTGTTTCGGTTGCGGGCATTACCCCCAATGCGCTGACCTGTGCCGCTACCTATTATCCCAATAATACAAACACCACGGATGGAGGAGAATGGGAAGAGTACACCATTACCCTGGCGGATGCCCCCACCTCTGTGGCCGGTAGCAATCAGACCATTTGCAGTAGCACTGCTACAATGGCCGCCAATAACCCGACTGCCGGAACAGGTGCCTGGAGTGTAGTAACCGGAAGTGGAACCTTCGGCAGTACCAATCAATATAATACCACTGTTACCGGGATTGCCCAGGGTACGAATGTGTACCGATGGACGGTGTCCACCACGGCATGTGGGACGGCAACCTCGAGTGTGACCATCCTCAATAATAGTCCTTCCACCGCTCTGGCCGGCTCCAATGCCACTACTTGTGTGCCTTCCATTCCGAATATGAGTGCAACCGCACCCGTGATTGGCACAGGAGCCTGGTCTGTGGTTTCCGGAAGTGGAACCTTCACCAATCCCACAATTGCCACCACAGCGGTAACCGGTGTAGGGGCGGGCGTAAATGTGTATATGTGGACCACCACCAATGGTTCCTGCACCAGTACCTCCACGGTAACCATCACCTACGGTCCGCCCAGTGCTGCCGTGGCCGGCTCTAACCAGACCATCTGTAGCCCCAATGCCATACTAGCCGGTAACTCTCCTTCCATCGGTACAGGCAACTGGTCAGTGGTAACCGGCGGCGGTTTGTTTACTGATGCGACCAACCCGGGAACCAGTGTCTCCAATATCGGGCCGGGTAGCAACACATTCCGCTGGACCGTTAGCAATAACTGTGGATCCAATACTTCCGATGTTACAATCCAGAACGACGGACCCAGTCCGGCAGTGGCGGGTGCAAGTCAGACCATCTGCTACAATGATAGTACCCAGATGCTGGCCAACACCCCTTCTGTAGGTACGGGAACCTGGTCCCTGATTTCCGGGAATGGCAATATTGTTAATCCTTCCAGCCCAACGACTGACATCACCAACATGACAGTGGGTCCGAATGTTTTCCGCTGGACCACCACCAACCTGAGTTGTACCTCCACCAGTGATGTAACCATTCTGGTGGATTCCTCCTCGGTTAATGCCAATGCAGGTCTGGATATTTTCACCTGTAACACTTCTACTGCTCTTGGGGCTGTCAATCCCTCTCCCGGTACTGGTACCTGGGGTGTGGTAGTTGGAACCGGAAGTTTCAGTAACGCCAATTCCCCTTCTGCCACTGTATCCGGGTTAAGTTCTGGTCTGAACCAGTTTACCTGGAGCGTCACCAACGGTGGCTGTACCGATGTGGATACCCTTAATGTTAATATCGAAACACCCCCATCTGGTGTGAGTGCCGGAATGGATCAGAATATTTGTCCCCAAAATGCCCTGCTCTCTGCCAGCAGTCCCGGAACAGGCACCGGTACCTGGTCTGTTGTTTCAGGCTCTGGTTCTTTTGTGAATCCTTCAGATCCGAATACTACGGTTAACGGACTGGCTCTGGGTGCCAACACCCTGCTCTGGACTGTGACCAATTCCTGCGGTACCGGTACAGATGAGGTGATTATTTCTGTGGGTCAATACGGCGTGCCTTACTATGCAGGTCCAGACCAGTCTGTATGTGTGGATACGGCTGTGCTTAATGCCGTTCCTGCGCCCACTGGCGCTACCAGTATCTGGTCTGTGAGTTCAGGTGCTGCCACCTTCTCCAGTCAGACCAGTGCCAATCCACAGGTGACGGCACTTGGACCCGGTCAGAATAAACTGGTTTGGACAGTATTCTATGGAGTATGTGTGTTGAGTGATACGGTTAATATCGATTATCTGCAGCCGGCTACGCTGGCTGACGCAGGTGTGGATTTCCAGGTTTGTACACCCGGGTTTAACCTCGCCGGCAATGTGCCCACTGTGGGGAATGGCAGCTGGTTGCTCGTTTCAGGAACCGGAAATATTGTGAACCCGACCTCGCCAACGGCCACTGTTCAGAATGTGGGAAATGGCCCCAATGTGTTCAGATGGTACATTACCAATGGTACCTGTTATTCCTCCTATGATGAGGTGACTGTTACCCGCACATTGCCTCCTACACCTGCGGTAGCCGGTGCGGATTACACCACTTGTAATGTAGTGGAAGTCATGGCTGGAAATACACCCATTATCGGGACAGGTCAGTGGAATGTGGTTTATGGCCCGGTATCCCTGGTCAATCCGCATCAGCCATTTGCTCAGGTTACCGGCATCGTGCTCGGCGACAGTGTGGTGCTTACCTGGTCTATCACCAATGGTGGTTGTACCTCTATTGATACCATTACCATTAATACCACACTTCCGGCAACAGCCGCCTTTACGCCCACGATTAGTGGTGTGAATGTTCAGTTTGCCAATCAGTCCACTCAGGCCTTCGCCTATAACTGGAACTTTGGGGATGGGACCACCAGCACCCAGGCCAATCCTTCTCATACCTATTTGGCTTACGGTACTTACAATGTTCGCCTTATCGCCTACAATACCTGTAAGAATGATACCACCTTTCAGGTTGTGACCATAGGTTCGGTCAGTGCAGAAGATGACCTGAAGGCGACTCGTCTGGATTTGTACCCCAATCCGGCTTCTGAGGTGATTTATTTCACCCTGGGTTCCACAGAGTCGGTTGGTCTTTCTGCTGAGGTTACCGATGCAACTGGAAGAATCATGCCACTGAATGTAGTGGAGACAGGTAGTGGTAATTACAGTGTACAAACTGCTCAACTTCCTGCCGGCTATTATATACTGCGTGTTTCTGCCGGAGGAAAAACTTACCACGGCAGGTTTATTCGGCAGTAG
- the ruvX gene encoding Holliday junction resolvase RuvX yields MSRILAIDYGAKRTGLAWTDPGRMIATAIGSVDTPALIATLSQKITEGPVGCIVIGLPRKTDLEDTHSTAAVHKLAAELKTRFPEVMIDLYDERFTSRIAAQALAMAGVKDKKKKEKKLINAVSAVLILQDYMQYTS; encoded by the coding sequence ATGTCCAGGATTTTAGCGATTGATTACGGTGCCAAAAGAACCGGTTTAGCCTGGACAGACCCCGGCCGAATGATTGCCACAGCCATAGGATCCGTAGATACGCCGGCTTTGATTGCCACGCTGTCCCAAAAAATAACAGAAGGTCCGGTAGGTTGCATTGTAATCGGTTTACCCAGAAAAACGGATCTCGAGGACACGCACAGTACCGCAGCGGTTCACAAACTGGCAGCAGAACTGAAGACTCGTTTTCCGGAAGTAATGATTGACCTGTACGACGAAAGGTTTACTTCCCGCATTGCGGCCCAGGCCCTCGCTATGGCGGGTGTCAAAGACAAAAAGAAAAAAGAAAAAAAACTGATCAATGCCGTTAGCGCAGTATTGATTCTTCAGGACTATATGCAATACACCTCATGA
- a CDS encoding HAMP domain-containing histidine kinase, translating into MGLKDLLRSGWIWMVVLTGLGLVMLSLLYSNFLVSRLAIEEERRVELLARAQEFIGSLEDESCELNFILENILKGNESVPVIFADSDGNILEHRNILDSLVTGEKKDKALQVALQEMKESGIPPVPIRLGSSQDPMPVTLYVYYSESWLLKQLRWYPYVQLLVIGVFILFVFIGYALAKRSEQNKIWVGMARETAHQLGTPISGMIAWVELLRLEELNPEDRKLYLGELEQDIVRLQNIAERFSRIGSAPDLHPESPAILLAAAVEYVKKRLPRKAEVSYHSSLDETVTVPLDANLFAWVIENLVKNALDALPDEHGKIQIRLFTGKKGDVLIEVEDNGKGISPKHANRIFDTGFTTKKRGWGLGLSLSKRIIEGFFKGKIMVHHTEPGKGTTFRIILPKNA; encoded by the coding sequence ATGGGTTTGAAAGATTTGTTGCGGTCGGGCTGGATCTGGATGGTGGTATTAACCGGGCTCGGGCTGGTGATGCTGAGCCTGTTATACTCCAACTTCCTGGTTTCCCGCCTTGCCATTGAGGAAGAGCGAAGGGTGGAATTACTGGCCCGGGCGCAGGAATTCATTGGCAGCCTGGAAGATGAAAGTTGCGAACTGAACTTCATTCTGGAAAACATTCTCAAAGGCAATGAATCGGTTCCGGTCATTTTTGCCGATTCCGATGGCAATATCCTGGAGCACCGCAACATTCTGGACTCACTGGTTACCGGAGAAAAAAAAGACAAAGCCCTGCAGGTGGCATTGCAGGAGATGAAGGAATCCGGCATTCCTCCAGTGCCCATCCGACTGGGATCTTCTCAGGACCCTATGCCCGTCACGCTGTATGTGTATTACTCCGAATCCTGGCTCCTGAAACAGTTGCGCTGGTATCCTTATGTTCAGTTGCTGGTCATCGGGGTTTTCATCCTGTTTGTATTTATCGGATATGCACTGGCCAAGCGCTCCGAGCAAAATAAAATCTGGGTAGGGATGGCCCGGGAAACAGCGCACCAATTGGGCACACCTATCTCCGGAATGATTGCCTGGGTGGAACTGCTCCGCCTGGAAGAACTAAACCCCGAAGACCGAAAATTATATTTAGGCGAACTGGAGCAGGACATTGTGCGCCTGCAAAATATTGCCGAGCGCTTTTCCCGTATTGGCTCCGCTCCCGACCTGCATCCTGAATCTCCTGCCATTCTCCTGGCAGCTGCGGTAGAATATGTAAAGAAAAGACTTCCCCGTAAAGCCGAAGTTTCCTATCACTCTTCCCTCGACGAAACGGTCACTGTGCCCCTCGATGCCAATCTTTTTGCCTGGGTAATTGAGAATCTGGTCAAAAATGCACTCGACGCTTTGCCTGATGAGCACGGGAAAATTCAGATACGATTATTCACGGGAAAAAAAGGAGATGTGCTGATAGAAGTGGAAGATAACGGGAAAGGTATTTCGCCCAAGCATGCCAACCGGATATTTGATACCGGCTTTACCACCAAAAAAAGAGGATGGGGACTGGGATTGAGCCTGTCCAAACGAATCATCGAAGGTTTCTTCAAAGGGAAAATCATGGTGCACCATACCGAGCCCGGCAAGGGGACTACTTTCCGCATTATCCTGCCCAAAAATGCGTAA
- a CDS encoding 16S rRNA (guanine(527)-N(7))-methyltransferase RsmG translates to MDFPLLKKYFPEFPESFFTGMQTAAQTWTEMNAAINVISRKDMEFLEERHILHSLAIARKFTFPPGSLFVDVGTGGGFPGIPLALAFPHCEFILLDSIRKKIQVVEAVIQAAGIPNARGVVSRSEDYTAQADYLISRAVTRMEPFIAQTRHLIKKNAPPQPSPFPARGILYLKGGDPKGDLGQELKVTRKKFTLTPIGDLFTEPFFETKFLVHIPLP, encoded by the coding sequence ATGGATTTTCCCCTTCTGAAAAAATATTTCCCTGAATTTCCGGAAAGCTTTTTTACCGGAATGCAAACCGCGGCACAAACCTGGACCGAAATGAATGCCGCCATCAATGTGATTTCCCGCAAGGATATGGAATTTCTGGAGGAGCGCCACATTTTGCACAGCCTGGCAATTGCCCGAAAATTCACCTTCCCTCCCGGCAGCCTGTTTGTGGATGTGGGCACCGGAGGTGGATTTCCCGGAATCCCCCTGGCCCTGGCTTTTCCGCATTGCGAGTTCATCCTGCTGGACTCCATCCGAAAAAAAATCCAGGTCGTGGAAGCCGTTATTCAGGCTGCCGGAATCCCCAATGCCCGGGGTGTGGTTTCCCGCTCGGAAGACTATACTGCTCAGGCTGACTACCTGATTTCCAGAGCAGTAACCCGAATGGAACCGTTTATTGCCCAAACCCGGCATCTGATTAAAAAGAACGCCCCACCCCAGCCTTCCCCTTTTCCCGCCAGGGGTATTCTGTACCTCAAAGGAGGGGATCCGAAAGGGGATCTGGGCCAGGAATTAAAGGTAACCCGCAAGAAATTTACCCTCACCCCAATTGGCGACTTGTTCACAGAACCGTTTTTTGAAACTAAATTCCTTGTACATATCCCGCTTCCCTGA
- the nuoB gene encoding NADH-quinone oxidoreductase subunit NuoB yields MGIEKALAQNGFLTTTVDALTNWARANALWPMPMGLACCAIEMMAFAGPKFDASRFGSEVFRFSPRQADLMIVAGWCSYKMAHSVKRVWDQMPDPKWCIAMGACASSGGMHRVYGVVQGIDTFLPVDVYIPGCPPRPETVLHALQTIQQQIIKEHSILQD; encoded by the coding sequence ATGGGAATTGAAAAGGCGCTCGCCCAAAATGGATTTCTGACCACTACCGTTGATGCCTTAACCAACTGGGCCCGGGCCAATGCCCTCTGGCCCATGCCGATGGGGTTAGCCTGCTGTGCCATTGAAATGATGGCCTTTGCCGGACCAAAATTCGATGCTTCCCGCTTCGGCAGTGAAGTGTTTCGATTCTCCCCCCGTCAGGCAGATCTGATGATTGTTGCCGGCTGGTGCTCCTATAAAATGGCTCACTCCGTAAAAAGAGTATGGGACCAGATGCCTGACCCAAAATGGTGTATCGCCATGGGTGCCTGCGCCTCCTCCGGAGGAATGCACCGGGTGTATGGCGTTGTGCAGGGCATTGACACCTTCCTGCCCGTGGATGTGTACATCCCCGGTTGCCCGCCCAGACCTGAAACCGTATTGCACGCCCTGCAAACCATTCAGCAGCAAATTATTAAAGAGCACTCCATCCTTCAGGATTAA
- the hemA gene encoding glutamyl-tRNA reductase, whose translation MKFYPADCIFASQLKMDLSLKTVSLSHHKAPVEIRELIYIRPAAIRDLMLSLKDIFNTSELLVLSTCNRTEVYYVSESDLSSGIIARLLCEKGLSQVDQYLPYFDILDGEQALQHLFEVAMGLRSGIIGDIQITHQVKEAYSISHELNLAGPVLHRLLHTIFHAGKRVQSETGYRDGAASVSYAAVETAEISVGDPESARVLVVGLGEMGADVARNLRYSSFRQVHLMNRTIEKAHELSAETGFPVIPFDQLESVLSQFDVVFSAVSGMDCLITRPLLERDERHAHRYFFDLSVPRSIAADAEEVAGVIVFNIDEIQSRASEVLERRLQFVPAVQQIIREEMGGFKDWSRELSISPTIHLLKDALENLRKEEISRYLKNLNEKELEAVEEVTRSLMQKVMKLPVLNLKEACRRGDADSLIEALHTIFNLDKSRVKTEK comes from the coding sequence TTGAAATTCTACCCTGCGGATTGTATCTTTGCATCGCAATTGAAAATGGATCTCTCGCTTAAAACAGTCAGTTTATCTCACCATAAAGCCCCGGTCGAAATCCGGGAGTTGATTTACATCCGTCCTGCGGCGATTCGGGATTTAATGCTTTCCCTGAAGGATATTTTCAATACATCTGAACTGCTCGTTTTGTCCACCTGCAACCGGACCGAAGTTTACTATGTATCCGAATCGGATCTTTCTTCCGGAATCATTGCCCGATTGCTGTGTGAAAAGGGTTTGTCTCAGGTGGATCAATACCTGCCTTATTTTGATATTCTGGATGGGGAGCAGGCGCTTCAGCACCTGTTTGAAGTGGCTATGGGTCTTCGTTCCGGTATCATCGGTGACATTCAGATTACCCATCAGGTGAAGGAGGCTTATTCTATTAGTCATGAGCTGAATCTGGCAGGGCCCGTTTTACATCGTTTGCTGCATACTATTTTTCACGCCGGCAAGCGGGTGCAGAGCGAAACCGGTTATCGGGATGGGGCTGCCTCTGTAAGCTATGCTGCAGTGGAAACAGCTGAAATATCTGTCGGAGATCCGGAATCTGCACGGGTACTGGTAGTAGGGCTCGGGGAAATGGGTGCTGATGTGGCGCGCAACCTGAGGTATTCTTCTTTCCGCCAGGTGCACCTGATGAATCGCACCATTGAAAAGGCTCACGAACTTTCTGCTGAAACAGGCTTTCCGGTTATTCCCTTCGATCAGTTGGAGTCGGTACTGTCTCAGTTTGATGTGGTATTCTCGGCCGTATCCGGAATGGATTGCCTGATTACGCGCCCATTACTCGAGCGGGATGAAAGGCATGCGCACCGATATTTCTTTGATCTTTCCGTCCCCCGTTCCATAGCGGCTGATGCCGAGGAAGTAGCCGGGGTCATTGTTTTTAATATTGATGAAATTCAGTCCCGGGCATCCGAGGTGCTGGAAAGAAGGCTTCAGTTTGTGCCTGCTGTGCAGCAGATAATCCGGGAAGAGATGGGTGGATTTAAGGACTGGTCGCGTGAACTCAGTATTTCACCTACCATTCACCTGCTGAAGGACGCTTTGGAAAATCTCCGCAAGGAGGAAATCTCCCGGTACCTGAAAAACCTGAATGAAAAGGAACTTGAAGCCGTGGAGGAAGTCACCCGAAGCCTGATGCAAAAGGTGATGAAACTTCCGGTGCTCAACCTGAAAGAGGCCTGCCGCCGGGGAGATGCCGATTCGCTCATCGAGGCTTTGCACACCATTTTCAACCTGGATAAGTCCCGGGTGAAAACGGAGAAGTAA
- a CDS encoding class I SAM-dependent methyltransferase — MTRNLDAYSNEYLRQPFEPVMIRYRRKKTVEWLGDTRQLSILEIGCGISPAFDWIQHWRWLSLLEPATEFASRIHEQMQHHPSVDLITATLESNPAFPHAPFDIILLNSLLHELQDPASALKSLHHWAHPQTRIFINVPNALSVHRRLAVHMGLIPSPDTLSDFNHLFQQARVFTPATLQSLAEQCGYRILRQETAFIKPFTHAQMQTWMDAGILTDTLLEGLYRVSPEMPDAGAEIFMELQPIANPGSQ; from the coding sequence ATGACGCGTAACCTGGATGCTTATAGCAACGAATACCTGCGCCAGCCATTTGAGCCGGTGATGATTCGTTACCGCAGAAAAAAAACTGTGGAATGGCTGGGGGATACCCGGCAGTTATCAATCCTGGAAATTGGGTGTGGCATCTCCCCTGCATTCGACTGGATACAGCACTGGCGCTGGCTTTCCCTGCTGGAACCTGCCACAGAATTTGCCTCCCGCATCCACGAGCAAATGCAGCACCATCCCTCCGTGGATTTGATTACCGCCACACTCGAAAGTAATCCTGCATTTCCCCACGCTCCTTTCGACATCATCCTGCTCAACAGCCTGCTGCATGAACTGCAGGATCCGGCATCAGCCCTAAAAAGCCTTCACCATTGGGCACATCCTCAGACACGGATCTTCATCAATGTGCCCAACGCGCTTTCCGTGCACAGAAGACTGGCCGTGCACATGGGCCTTATTCCCAGCCCCGACACCCTGTCTGATTTCAATCACCTCTTTCAGCAGGCAAGGGTATTTACACCGGCTACCTTACAATCTCTGGCTGAACAGTGTGGCTACAGAATTCTCCGACAGGAGACCGCCTTCATCAAACCCTTCACCCATGCCCAGATGCAAACCTGGATGGATGCGGGAATTTTGACGGATACCCTGCTGGAAGGCCTGTACCGGGTAAGTCCGGAAATGCCCGATGCCGGTGCGGAAATTTTTATGGAGCTGCAACCCATAGCCAATCCCGGAAGCCAATGA
- the def gene encoding peptide deformylase, with product MILPVYLYGSPVLREKAQNLPKDYPGLEKLLADMFETMYNASGVGLAAPQVGKAIRLFIVDGSPMDESEEGGEDTRDFKKVFINPVILEETGEEWAFEEGCLSIPAIREEVWRPETLTIRYLDENWQEKTESYSGIKARIIQHEYDHIEGVLFTDYVTGLRKQLLRGKLNKILKGLSSASYPTRMQPKK from the coding sequence ATGATTCTGCCTGTTTACCTGTACGGCTCCCCGGTGTTGCGGGAAAAAGCCCAAAATCTCCCCAAAGATTATCCCGGTTTGGAAAAATTACTGGCGGATATGTTCGAAACCATGTACAATGCATCCGGAGTTGGGCTTGCCGCGCCTCAGGTTGGTAAAGCCATCCGCCTCTTCATTGTGGACGGCAGCCCCATGGATGAATCGGAAGAAGGAGGAGAAGACACCCGGGATTTCAAAAAGGTATTCATCAACCCGGTTATCCTGGAGGAAACAGGGGAAGAGTGGGCATTTGAAGAAGGCTGCCTGAGCATTCCTGCCATCCGGGAAGAAGTATGGAGACCCGAAACCCTCACCATCCGGTATCTGGATGAAAACTGGCAGGAAAAAACCGAATCTTACTCCGGTATAAAAGCTCGGATTATCCAGCATGAATACGACCATATTGAAGGGGTTTTATTCACCGATTATGTCACCGGGCTCCGGAAGCAGTTGCTGAGAGGGAAATTGAACAAGATTCTGAAAGGACTTTCTTCGGCTTCTTACCCTACCCGGATGCAACCCAAAAAATAA
- a CDS encoding NADH-quinone oxidoreductase subunit A, with amino-acid sequence MEEYIPLIILIGLALFLGLLLTNLSALAGPLRPNRIKAAPYESGMDPVGTARDRFSVKFYLVAMFFILFDIELVFMYPWATQYKELGVFGFVEMLTFVIILFVGFIYLLKKGGLKWD; translated from the coding sequence ATGGAAGAATACATCCCTTTAATTATCCTCATCGGTCTGGCCTTGTTTCTGGGTTTACTCCTGACCAATCTTTCTGCGCTGGCTGGCCCGTTGCGCCCCAACCGGATTAAAGCCGCTCCTTACGAAAGTGGGATGGATCCGGTAGGCACAGCCCGCGACCGGTTCTCCGTGAAGTTTTACCTCGTAGCCATGTTCTTTATCCTCTTCGATATCGAATTGGTCTTTATGTACCCCTGGGCTACCCAATACAAAGAACTGGGTGTGTTTGGGTTTGTGGAAATGCTCACATTCGTGATCATCCTTTTTGTGGGTTTCATTTACCTGCTCAAAAAAGGTGGCCTGAAATGGGATTGA
- a CDS encoding GNAT family N-acetyltransferase, giving the protein MGTSPLYPFPLSPNCIFDSPAFYDRHAPRFPQSVYLRSDQPGWDAGASLLAKSEGYFHPGMGSYGILPPALKPDALARLKQPIHTLTPPLAILERKAWAYLHYLGTLGFSLQSCEPSFLIRITDGPLEFLLDRGNRKRLRRAQAAGLVFRKQQEWRTLYTLLEQNRAEKGATLSMSPDEIQFMLDTFPGKCAWFSLSDESRPVAAAFVLQPLSSVWQVVYWGHAPGTDHLSPVTFLAACLYEKAVLAGIHFLDLGTASLHNQPNEGLIRYKQNLGAFPSLKFSMVYHPPAHDA; this is encoded by the coding sequence ATGGGCACCTCCCCTTTATATCCTTTCCCCCTTTCCCCGAATTGCATTTTCGACAGCCCGGCGTTTTATGACCGCCATGCCCCTCGTTTCCCACAATCGGTTTACCTCAGGTCAGACCAGCCTGGCTGGGACGCTGGTGCTTCCCTGCTGGCAAAATCCGAAGGATACTTCCATCCGGGAATGGGGAGTTATGGCATCCTGCCCCCTGCTTTGAAACCTGATGCCCTGGCCAGACTAAAACAGCCCATCCATACCCTCACCCCTCCCCTGGCCATACTGGAAAGAAAGGCCTGGGCTTATCTGCACTACCTGGGTACCCTTGGGTTTTCCCTTCAATCCTGCGAACCTTCTTTTCTGATTCGCATTACGGATGGTCCCCTTGAATTTCTGCTGGACCGGGGCAACCGAAAACGGCTCCGGAGAGCGCAGGCAGCCGGACTGGTTTTCCGAAAACAGCAGGAGTGGCGCACCCTCTATACCCTGCTCGAGCAAAACCGGGCCGAAAAAGGCGCTACCCTTTCCATGAGCCCCGATGAAATACAATTTATGTTGGATACCTTCCCGGGAAAATGTGCCTGGTTTTCCCTTTCCGATGAATCCAGACCAGTGGCCGCTGCATTTGTGCTTCAACCCCTTTCCTCGGTTTGGCAGGTGGTGTACTGGGGACATGCTCCCGGAACGGATCACCTGAGTCCGGTAACCTTCCTGGCTGCCTGCCTCTATGAGAAAGCCGTGCTGGCCGGAATTCATTTTCTGGATCTGGGCACCGCCAGCCTCCACAATCAGCCCAACGAAGGACTCATCCGATACAAACAAAATCTGGGTGCCTTCCCCTCACTCAAATTTTCAATGGTGTACCATCCTCCCGCTCATGACGCGTAA